A stretch of DNA from Williamwhitmania taraxaci:
AACGATCCCATCGAAATATTCCAGTTGCTTGATTTCGTTGCCGAGCGATGGGGAAACTTTGAGGAGATTAAATCCATGATCTACCGTTCTCCTCTTAGTGGAAAGGAGTAGGCTAAATGAGGGGCATTAAGGGAGTTCTATACGCAGTAATTTCTTCGGCTACATTCGGGCTTATCCCTCTTTTTGCAAAAAATGCAACTAATTTGGGAGTGGGTATTGAGTCGGTGCTGTTCTACCGTTTTGCCATTTCAACGTTCATTTTTGGCTTGTATATGGTTATTCGAGGCCGATCGTTCCGAATAAAAGCCAAACAATTACTGCCATTGATCTTTTTCGGTGGATTGTGCTACGGAGGGACCTCTTTTTTTCTCTTACTTTCGTATGGCTACATACCTAGTGGAGTCGCTACTACAATTCACTTCCTTTACCCGGTTATGGTGGCCGGTATTATGATTACCTTCTTTCCAGAAAAACTCACCAGCGGGGTGGCTATAGCAATACTGCTATCGCTGTTTGGTGTGTTTCTTCTCTCAAGCGGTTTTGGTTCTGCGGGGATTGGGTTTGGGCTGGTATTTGCCATGATCACCGTGATTACCTACGCCATTTATATTGTAGGGCTAAAGCAATCGAGACTTAAAAATATCGATAGCCACACGCTTACTTTTTATGTACTTGCCATTTCAACCATTATACTCTTTCTCGTTGCCTTAGTAACAAATAG
This window harbors:
- a CDS encoding EamA family transporter, with the protein product MRGIKGVLYAVISSATFGLIPLFAKNATNLGVGIESVLFYRFAISTFIFGLYMVIRGRSFRIKAKQLLPLIFFGGLCYGGTSFFLLLSYGYIPSGVATTIHFLYPVMVAGIMITFFPEKLTSGVAIAILLSLFGVFLLSSGFGSAGIGFGLVFAMITVITYAIYIVGLKQSRLKNIDSHTLTFYVLAISTIILFLVALVTNSIVVVPSIAVAANLLGLAVISTIVSNFTLILAVKEIGSTPTAILGTLEPLTAIMVGLIWFHEKLSAMSLFGAVLVILSVVVIVVGMKTKQQGRKAKVS